Below is a window of bacterium DNA.
GATCGATCAGGGCCGGATCGCCCGTGATCTGATAGAGTTTATTCAGCAGCTTCATCAGGGTCTGCGTGACGCAGGTCTCCTGCATGTGCATCGTGGGTTCGGTCTGCCAACAGCTGGTCTCGGTGCGCGTGCGAAACGGCGCCACTAGATTTTCCACGTTGCGGCGGCTGATTCCGTTTTGAATGCAGAGGTTGATTTTGTCGCCGAGCCATCCTTTGAGAAGTATCGTCCCGGGTTCAAGCGGGCGCACCACTGCTTGCTCTTGACCCGAAACCGCAGCGCAGAAGAATGAGAGCAGAACAGACCATTGTTTCATAACGCCTCCCAGCAATAAAAGGGGTTGCCGAACGGTTCAGCATATAAAAAAAATGCAAAATGCCAAGCTTCATTTTATCGATCGCGGAATGATTCTTTTAGTTTGAAAAATAAAATGGATTGACTATCTTAACTTAAAGCTGTGATCCACCGGAGGCCGTGTCCCATACGGCGCTGCAGCAAGCGGCGGGCCGGCCCGTTCAGAGTTTGTCGACACGTCCTGGTTCTGCGGGCGCACGGGCAAGTGCGCTCATCGAGCAACGTCGGCAGCGGGTCGATCACAGAGGTTCTTAATAAAGACCTATCGTTTCACCGCTCTGATCCACGACGATCCGCATCAGGACATCGCTTTGGTTGAGTTTTCTTTTGATGAGGGGAAAGAGTGCGTCCGCGGGATCACTGAAGCTGACAAATAAGAGACGCGGCAAAGGTGTCTGGACAAGACGGTCGAAATGTTGTTGGATTACATCAAACATCCCTGAATCGGGCTGGATCCCATGGCGTCGGAGATCGGCCGGCCGGGTGAGTTATTCTATGGAATCAAATGGTTGAGGAGGAGTATGACCGGCGGTTTTGGTTGGTTGGATACAGTCGTTCTGATCGGCTATTTTATCGGCATTACCGCTTTTGGTCTGTGGATGGCGCGGCGGACGCGCACCAGCGATGGCTTTTTCCGCGGCGAACGCAAACTCAGTTGGTGGATCATGGTCGGGCAGGCGTTCGGCACCGGCACCCATGCCGAGATGCCGGTGGCGCAGGCGGGAGCCACTTTCCAGTATGGGTTCGCCGCCATCTGGTACCAGTGGAAGAACATGCTGATCACGCCTTTTTACTGGTTCATCGCGCCGTGGTACCGCCGAAGTGAGCGCACGACGGTCGGGGAGATCGTCGAGGATCGGTACGGCCGAAAACTGGGCATGTTCTATTCGATCTTTGCCATCCTTTTCTTTGTGTTCAGCCAGGGCGCCATGCTGCAGGGCGCGGCTAAAATCATCTCAGTGGCCA
It encodes the following:
- a CDS encoding sodium:solute symporter family protein, encoding MTGGFGWLDTVVLIGYFIGITAFGLWMARRTRTSDGFFRGERKLSWWIMVGQAFGTGTHAEMPVAQAGATFQYGFAAIWYQWKNMLITPFYWFIAPWYRRSERTTVGEIVEDRYGRKLGMFYSIFAILFFVFSQGAMLQGAAKIISVA